A single genomic interval of Dromiciops gliroides isolate mDroGli1 chromosome 1, mDroGli1.pri, whole genome shotgun sequence harbors:
- the LOC122737039 gene encoding 40S ribosomal protein S14-like: MRDGRQGVSISRKNGQEAIRIYEALSGVGAEIAPRKGKEKKEEQVISLGPQVAEGENVFGVCYIFASFNDTFVHVTDLSGKETICQVTGGMKVKADRDESSPYAAMLATQDVAQRCKELGITALHIKLWATGGYRTKTPGPGAQSALRALARSGMKIGRIEDVTPIPSDSTHRKGGCCGRCL, translated from the coding sequence ATGAGAGATGGGAGGCAAGGGGTTAGTATAAGCAGAAAGAATGGCCAGGAAGCTATTAGAATATATGAGGCACTTTCTGGTGTTGGAGCAGAAATAGCACCTcgcaaggggaaggaaaagaaggaagagcaggtcATCAGCCTTGGACCTCAGGTTGCAGAGGGAGAGAATGTGTTTGGTGTCTGTTATATTTTTGCTTCCTTCAATGACACCTTTGTCCACGTGACTGATCTGTCTGGCAAAGAAACCATTTGCCAAGTGACTGGTGGGATGAAGGTCAAGGCTGACAGAGATGAATCTTCTCCCTACGCTGCTATGTTGGCCACTCAGGACGTTGCCCAGAGATGTAAAGAACTAGGCATCACTGCCCTTCACATCAAACTTTGGGCCACAGGGGGATATAGGACTAAGACACCTGGCCCTGGTGCACAGTCAGCCCTGAGAGCCCTGGCACGTTCTGGAATGAAGATCGGGCGAATTGAGGATGTCACTCCAATCCCCTCTGACAGCACTCACAGAAAGGGTGGTTGCTGTGGTCGCTGTCTGTGA